GGCTCCGTCCGTGTAGCGCCTACGGGCGGCCGGACTCGAAGAGGAGCGCGCCCGTGATGTCGTAGGCCTTCACGGGCACACGCGCGGCGGGGCTCGAGGGGTACTCGCTGGCCAGGAGGGTGAAGAGCCACGTGTCCTCCGGGGGGCCCCCGTCCGAGCGAGGCCGCTCCCGCAGCGTCCCCTCCAGCGTGAAGCCCAGCTTGCGTGCCACCGCGGCACTGGGCTCGTTGCCCACCGCCACCTGGATGTCCAGGCGCTTCAGGCCGTCCACCTCGAAGCACAGCCGGATCAGCGCCGAGACCATCTCGCTGGCCACGCCCTTGCCCGCGTGCCGCGTGCCCACCCAGTACCCCAGCTCCCGGGCGCCTTCTCCCGCGCGCTTGAAGAGCGCCAGCTCACCGAGCAGCTCCCGCTCGTCGGCATCGAGCACCGAGTGGATGCGGTCTTCGTCCAGGTCGAACCTGCCGCGCAGACGGCGCAGGACCTGGACGTGCTCGTCCACGGGACGGGGCTCCTCCTTCGCCCAGGTGAACCACGGGAGGAGCGCCTCGCGGCTGGCCTCGACGGCCGCCTGACGGAGGGAGGCCAGCTCCGGCGAGGGACAGCGGAGGACGAGCCGTTCGGTGCGGATGAGATATGCGGGAGGTCGAGCCATGGAGGACCACGCTGGTTCGTGCATGCACCCTCTCCCTCTGGGAGAGGGCGGGGGGTGAGGGTCGTTTCCTGTGTGTCGCCCCGGCACGGCAGGTAAACGGGGCGGGAAGACCCTCACCCTAGCCCTCTCCCAGAGGGAGAGGGGATTTCCACGGGGCCTCGGGAATCTGTCTGGGGACTTCGTGGACGCTCTACTCGCGGATTGGGGTCTGGAGTCCCCACCGCGTGGACTCCCCGGCCGGGCTCCTGGAGTGTGCGGACCCCAGGATGTCCTGTCTTTTCGCGGGGTTGGCGTCGGCCTCCCCCTTGCTCCTGTCGGGGCCAGGAGGAACAGCCGATGCGAATCGACAGCGCGGGATGGACGCACGTGGGACGCCGCTCCCACAACGAGGATGCCTGGGCGGTGCGGGCGGACCTGGGCTTGTTCGTGGTGGCCGACGGATTGGGGGGATACGAGGGGGGTGAGGTGGCCAGCCG
This genomic interval from Archangium lipolyticum contains the following:
- a CDS encoding GNAT family N-acetyltransferase, which produces MARPPAYLIRTERLVLRCPSPELASLRQAAVEASREALLPWFTWAKEEPRPVDEHVQVLRRLRGRFDLDEDRIHSVLDADERELLGELALFKRAGEGARELGYWVGTRHAGKGVASEMVSALIRLCFEVDGLKRLDIQVAVGNEPSAAVARKLGFTLEGTLRERPRSDGGPPEDTWLFTLLASEYPSSPAARVPVKAYDITGALLFESGRP